CAAAGATAAGGCCCGCGAACAGGCTGAACTTGAACGCGCCAAACAAAAAGAATCTGAGCGCCAGCAAAAGATCGCGGCTGATAAAGCCAAAGAGGCCGCAAAAGAGCAGGCCCGCCTAGAGAAAGAAAAGCAGAAGGCCGCTGAGAAAGCCGCGAAGGAAGCCGAGCTCCAAGCCAAAAAGAAATCCGAATCCGACAAGAAGGCCTCGTTCGAAAAGTCTAAGCAAGATAAAGAAGCCGCTCGCCAGGCAAAACTTGACGCCAAAAAGAAAGAAGCCGAGGCAAAGAGACAAGAGAAGCTTGCCAAAAAGCAAAAGCGGGAAGAAGAAAGAAAGCATAAAAGAGAACTTAAAAAACAGAAAAAGCAGCAGGAACAGACATTGGAAAAGAAGGCCGAAGAACAAGAAGAGCTGGAGAAAACGCGAACAGAGGAAGAGGAAAAACTTAGGAAGGCAAAGGAAAAGGCAAAGAAGGAAGCAGAGAGGCGCGCTGCCCTGGAAAAGTCCAAGGAAGAAGAAGCGCGTGCCAAAGCTCTTGCCGAACAGGTTGGGCTTGAAAAGGAAATAGAAGGAGCCGAAGAGCTTGAGAAAGAGGAAAAGGAAGAGGGCAAGGTATTGACGGCAGAAGAGGCGGAAAAGCGTGCCGCAGAATCTCAAGATATAAATGATTTGAGAAAACAGGCCGGTCAATTATATAGGGAAGCCAGGTACGAAGAAGCAGAGACCCTGTATACCAAGGCAAGGGATATTGCAAAAGCAAAAAGAGAAGAGATGATAAGAAAGAAGAAGGCCGAACGCGCGAAAGAAGAGTTAGAAAAATCCCTCCGGACTCGCTAACATCCCCATTTTTATTGACTTGGCTTGCCAACTTATGATAACATAATGCTCTATGAAGCGTAAGCCATACCGTTTTTTTCTTTATCTTTTACTAGAATGCAGTAATATAATTATACTCTTATTACCATATAGGGTCATCGTTTTTCTAGGAGGGTTTTTCGGTGGGTTGTCGTATTATTTTTTGCCTAAATACCGCAATATAGCGCTGGAAAACCTCCGCCTCGCCTTTAAGGACGAAAAAAGCGAAAAAGAAATCAGAGACATAGTAAAAGGTGTATTCCGCAATCTCGGCATGACCGGAGTTGAATACGCAAGTTTACGCAAGTTTAACAGAAAGAGTGTAAAGCGCATCTTGACGGAAGAAGGCGCCAATACTTTCAAAAAAATACTTTCGGAAGGTAAAGGATTAATCGCCATCAGCAGTCATTTTTGTAATTGGGAGATGGCTGCCGTTTGTACGTCCGCGTTTGATCTGGACGTCAGCGTGATAGCGCGCAGGGTGTATTATCCGCCATATAATAAGTTTCTCGTCTCGCTGCGGGAATCGCAGGGAGTCAAAACGATATATCGGGACGACAAGAATGTATTAAGAAAATCACTCGCGGTGGTTAGATCTAACGAAGTGTTGGCCATAGTACCCGATCAGGACGTAGATAGTGTCGACGGTGTTTTTGTGAATTTCTTCGGACGTCCCGCCTACACGCCGTCAGGGCCCGTCGTAATGGCTATGCTTTCGGGGGCGCCGATTGTGGTATCTGTAATCGTGCGAGACGGCGGTAAATTCAGGCTTGTTACCAGCGATCCTATATATATTCAAAAAAGCGGCGATAGGAAAAAGGATATTATTAAATACACTCAACAGTGGACCGACATTCTTGAAGAATATATCCGCAGATATCCGTATTACTGGGTATGGATCCACAAAAGGTGGAAGACGCAGCCAAAGGTGAACAGTGTATAAAAAATTGCTTATTTTATCGGCTACTATTGTTTTGGCGCTGGCAGTAAGCGCGTGCGCAAAGAAACCGGAAGCGCCAAAAGTCGAAAAGCCGGCCGTAGTAACGCCGAAAAAAACAGCCGATAAAAAACTCGCGCCCGCAAAAGACCTCCCGGCGATTCCGGAAGATGCCAAAGCAGACATTAATATAACCGGACTGGATAACGAGCAGAAGATCTTATCATTCGATATGACCGGCTACACAAAAGACGGCCAGAGAAAGTGGGCCATTAAGGGCGAATCCGCCGATATAATGTCAGAGACGGTCGAGCTCAACAATATAGAGGCGGATACTTACGATGAGGACAGGACCGTAAAGCTTGAGGCCGATAGCGGTACTTATGATAAGCATAGCGGCGGAGTCAAGCTGGAAGAGAACGTGGTAGTCACTACTTCAGACGGTATAAAACTTACCGCGGATTGGTTTGAGTGGGATTCAAAGACAAACATCGTGACAAGCGACTCTAAAGTAGAAGTAAGAAAAGACGATT
The Candidatus Omnitrophota bacterium DNA segment above includes these coding regions:
- a CDS encoding lysophospholipid acyltransferase family protein; translated protein: MKRKPYRFFLYLLLECSNIIILLLPYRVIVFLGGFFGGLSYYFLPKYRNIALENLRLAFKDEKSEKEIRDIVKGVFRNLGMTGVEYASLRKFNRKSVKRILTEEGANTFKKILSEGKGLIAISSHFCNWEMAAVCTSAFDLDVSVIARRVYYPPYNKFLVSLRESQGVKTIYRDDKNVLRKSLAVVRSNEVLAIVPDQDVDSVDGVFVNFFGRPAYTPSGPVVMAMLSGAPIVVSVIVRDGGKFRLVTSDPIYIQKSGDRKKDIIKYTQQWTDILEEYIRRYPYYWVWIHKRWKTQPKVNSV
- the lptC gene encoding LPS export ABC transporter periplasmic protein LptC translates to MYKKLLILSATIVLALAVSACAKKPEAPKVEKPAVVTPKKTADKKLAPAKDLPAIPEDAKADINITGLDNEQKILSFDMTGYTKDGQRKWAIKGESADIMSETVELNNIEADTYDEDRTVKLEADSGTYDKHSGGVKLEENVVVTTSDGIKLTADWFEWDSKTNIVTSDSKVEVRKDDLYACGMGASASAKSKEVRLNRDVLVKQGDITATSKGPLHIDYSNKKASFTDKVKVVDPRGELTADRLDIFFNTETKEIERIVAEGSVELKRGSNIAKGQKITYTPEDGKAILTGNPEIYIYSEKDMQDAFIGN